Proteins encoded together in one Phyllostomus discolor isolate MPI-MPIP mPhyDis1 chromosome 6, mPhyDis1.pri.v3, whole genome shotgun sequence window:
- the SLC39A13 gene encoding zinc transporter ZIP13 isoform X4 — MPGCPCSGCGMAGQRLLFLTAIALELLGGAGGSQQALRNRGAAAACRLDNKESESWGSLLSGERLDTWICSLLGSLMVGLSGVFPLLVIPLEMGTTLRSEAGARRLKQLLSFALGGLLGNVFLHLLPEAWAYTCSSSLGGEGQSLQQQQQLGLWVIAGFLTFLALEKMFLDSKEQEGANQAPSKDPVVAAAALNGGHYLAQPAAQPGLSAVVQSIKVSGYLNLLANTIDNFTHGLAVAASFLVSKKIGLLTTMAILLHEIPHEVGDFAILLRAGFDRWSAAKLQLSTALGGLLGACFAICTQSPKGRRPWPGSCPSPLAAFSTSPW, encoded by the exons ATGCCTGGATGTCCCTGCTCTGGCTGTGGCATGGCGGGCCAAAGGCTCCTCTTCCTCACTGCTATTGCCCTGGAgctcctgggaggggctgggggttcCCAGCAGGCCCTCCGGAACCggggggctgcagcagcctgTCGCCTAGACAACAAGGAAAGCGAGTCCTGGGGGTCCCTGCTGAGCGGGGAGAGGCTGGACACCTGGATCTGCTCCCTCCTGGGCTCACTCATGGTGGGACTCAGCGGCGTCTTCCCGCTGCTGGTCATTCCCTTGGAGATGGGGACCACACTGCGCTCAGAAG CTGGGGCCCGGCGCCTGAAGCAGCTGCTCAGCTTTGCCTTGGGAGGGCTGTTGGGCAATGTGTTTCTCCACCTGCTGCCCGAGGCCTGGGCCTACACGTGCAGCTCTAGCCTTG gtggtgaggggcagagcctgcagcagcagcagcaactggGGCTGTGGGTCATTGCCGGCTTCCTGACCTTCCTGGCTTTGGAGAAGATGTTCCTGGACAGCAAGGAGCAGGAGGGGGCCAACCAG GCCCCCAGCAAAGACCCCGTTGTTGCTGCCGCCGCGCTCAATGGAGGCCACTATCTGGCCCAGCCGGCTGCACAGCCCGGCCTGAGCGCTGTGGTCCAGAGCATCAAA GTCAGTGGCTATCTCAACCTTCTGGCCAACACCATAGACAACTTCACGCATGGGCTGGCTGTGGCCGCCAGCTTCCTTGTGAGCAAGAAG ATTGGGCTCCTGACCACCATGGCCATCCTCCTGCACGAGATCCCCCATGAA GTGGGTGACTTTGCTATCCTGCTCCGGGCCGGCTTCGACCGATGGAGTGCAGCCAAGCTGCAGCTCTCGACGGCACTggggggcctgctgggggcctgCTTCGCCATCTGTACACAGTCCCCCAAGGGA AGGAGACCGTGGCCTGGATCCTGCCCTTCACCTCTGGCGGCTTTCTCTACATCGCCCTGGTGA
- the SLC39A13 gene encoding zinc transporter ZIP13 isoform X1, producing MPGCPCSGCGMAGQRLLFLTAIALELLGGAGGSQQALRNRGAAAACRLDNKESESWGSLLSGERLDTWICSLLGSLMVGLSGVFPLLVIPLEMGTTLRSEAGARRLKQLLSFALGGLLGNVFLHLLPEAWAYTCSSSLGGEGQSLQQQQQLGLWVIAGFLTFLALEKMFLDSKEQEGANQAPSKDPVVAAAALNGGHYLAQPAAQPGLSAVVQSIKVSGYLNLLANTIDNFTHGLAVAASFLVSKKIGLLTTMAILLHEIPHEVGDFAILLRAGFDRWSAAKLQLSTALGGLLGACFAICTQSPKGVEETVAWILPFTSGGFLYIALVNVLPDLLEEDDPWHSLQQVLLLCAGILVMVLFSLFVE from the exons ATGCCTGGATGTCCCTGCTCTGGCTGTGGCATGGCGGGCCAAAGGCTCCTCTTCCTCACTGCTATTGCCCTGGAgctcctgggaggggctgggggttcCCAGCAGGCCCTCCGGAACCggggggctgcagcagcctgTCGCCTAGACAACAAGGAAAGCGAGTCCTGGGGGTCCCTGCTGAGCGGGGAGAGGCTGGACACCTGGATCTGCTCCCTCCTGGGCTCACTCATGGTGGGACTCAGCGGCGTCTTCCCGCTGCTGGTCATTCCCTTGGAGATGGGGACCACACTGCGCTCAGAAG CTGGGGCCCGGCGCCTGAAGCAGCTGCTCAGCTTTGCCTTGGGAGGGCTGTTGGGCAATGTGTTTCTCCACCTGCTGCCCGAGGCCTGGGCCTACACGTGCAGCTCTAGCCTTG gtggtgaggggcagagcctgcagcagcagcagcaactggGGCTGTGGGTCATTGCCGGCTTCCTGACCTTCCTGGCTTTGGAGAAGATGTTCCTGGACAGCAAGGAGCAGGAGGGGGCCAACCAG GCCCCCAGCAAAGACCCCGTTGTTGCTGCCGCCGCGCTCAATGGAGGCCACTATCTGGCCCAGCCGGCTGCACAGCCCGGCCTGAGCGCTGTGGTCCAGAGCATCAAA GTCAGTGGCTATCTCAACCTTCTGGCCAACACCATAGACAACTTCACGCATGGGCTGGCTGTGGCCGCCAGCTTCCTTGTGAGCAAGAAG ATTGGGCTCCTGACCACCATGGCCATCCTCCTGCACGAGATCCCCCATGAA GTGGGTGACTTTGCTATCCTGCTCCGGGCCGGCTTCGACCGATGGAGTGCAGCCAAGCTGCAGCTCTCGACGGCACTggggggcctgctgggggcctgCTTCGCCATCTGTACACAGTCCCCCAAGGGAGTAG AGGAGACCGTGGCCTGGATCCTGCCCTTCACCTCTGGCGGCTTTCTCTACATCGCCCTGGTGAACGTGCTGCCCGACCTCTTGGAGGAAGATGACCCGTG gcacTCCCTGCAGCAAGTGCTTCTCCTCTGCGCCGGGATCCTGGTGATGGTGCTGTTCTCGCTCTTCGTGGAGTAA
- the SLC39A13 gene encoding zinc transporter ZIP13 isoform X2: MPGCPCSGCGMAGQRLLFLTAIALELLGGAGGSQQALRNRGAAAACRLDNKESESWGSLLSGERLDTWICSLLGSLMVGLSGVFPLLVIPLEMGTTLRSEAGARRLKQLLSFALGGLLGNVFLHLLPEAWAYTCSSSLGGEGQSLQQQQQLGLWVIAGFLTFLALEKMFLDSKEQEGANQAPSKDPVVAAAALNGGHYLAQPAAQPGLSAVVQSIKVSGYLNLLANTIDNFTHGLAVAASFLVSKKIGLLTTMAILLHEIPHEVGDFAILLRAGFDRWSAAKLQLSTALGGLLGACFAICTQSPKGVARQAFSHCRGDRGLDPALHLWRLSLHRPGERAARPLGGR, from the exons ATGCCTGGATGTCCCTGCTCTGGCTGTGGCATGGCGGGCCAAAGGCTCCTCTTCCTCACTGCTATTGCCCTGGAgctcctgggaggggctgggggttcCCAGCAGGCCCTCCGGAACCggggggctgcagcagcctgTCGCCTAGACAACAAGGAAAGCGAGTCCTGGGGGTCCCTGCTGAGCGGGGAGAGGCTGGACACCTGGATCTGCTCCCTCCTGGGCTCACTCATGGTGGGACTCAGCGGCGTCTTCCCGCTGCTGGTCATTCCCTTGGAGATGGGGACCACACTGCGCTCAGAAG CTGGGGCCCGGCGCCTGAAGCAGCTGCTCAGCTTTGCCTTGGGAGGGCTGTTGGGCAATGTGTTTCTCCACCTGCTGCCCGAGGCCTGGGCCTACACGTGCAGCTCTAGCCTTG gtggtgaggggcagagcctgcagcagcagcagcaactggGGCTGTGGGTCATTGCCGGCTTCCTGACCTTCCTGGCTTTGGAGAAGATGTTCCTGGACAGCAAGGAGCAGGAGGGGGCCAACCAG GCCCCCAGCAAAGACCCCGTTGTTGCTGCCGCCGCGCTCAATGGAGGCCACTATCTGGCCCAGCCGGCTGCACAGCCCGGCCTGAGCGCTGTGGTCCAGAGCATCAAA GTCAGTGGCTATCTCAACCTTCTGGCCAACACCATAGACAACTTCACGCATGGGCTGGCTGTGGCCGCCAGCTTCCTTGTGAGCAAGAAG ATTGGGCTCCTGACCACCATGGCCATCCTCCTGCACGAGATCCCCCATGAA GTGGGTGACTTTGCTATCCTGCTCCGGGCCGGCTTCGACCGATGGAGTGCAGCCAAGCTGCAGCTCTCGACGGCACTggggggcctgctgggggcctgCTTCGCCATCTGTACACAGTCCCCCAAGGGAGTAG CCAGGCAGGCCTTCTCCCACTGCAGAGGAGACCGTGGCCTGGATCCTGCCCTTCACCTCTGGCGGCTTTCTCTACATCGCCCTGGTGAACGTGCTGCCCGACCTCTTGGAGGAAGATGA
- the SLC39A13 gene encoding zinc transporter ZIP13 isoform X3 — protein sequence MPGCPCSGCGMAGQRLLFLTAIALELLGGAGGSQQALRNRGAAAACRLDNKESESWGSLLSGERLDTWICSLLGSLMVGLSGVFPLLVIPLEMGTTLRSEAGARRLKQLLSFALGGLLGNVFLHLLPEAWAYTCSSSLGGEGQSLQQQQQLGLWVIAGFLTFLALEKMFLDSKEQEGANQVSGYLNLLANTIDNFTHGLAVAASFLVSKKIGLLTTMAILLHEIPHEVGDFAILLRAGFDRWSAAKLQLSTALGGLLGACFAICTQSPKGVEETVAWILPFTSGGFLYIALVNVLPDLLEEDDPWHSLQQVLLLCAGILVMVLFSLFVE from the exons ATGCCTGGATGTCCCTGCTCTGGCTGTGGCATGGCGGGCCAAAGGCTCCTCTTCCTCACTGCTATTGCCCTGGAgctcctgggaggggctgggggttcCCAGCAGGCCCTCCGGAACCggggggctgcagcagcctgTCGCCTAGACAACAAGGAAAGCGAGTCCTGGGGGTCCCTGCTGAGCGGGGAGAGGCTGGACACCTGGATCTGCTCCCTCCTGGGCTCACTCATGGTGGGACTCAGCGGCGTCTTCCCGCTGCTGGTCATTCCCTTGGAGATGGGGACCACACTGCGCTCAGAAG CTGGGGCCCGGCGCCTGAAGCAGCTGCTCAGCTTTGCCTTGGGAGGGCTGTTGGGCAATGTGTTTCTCCACCTGCTGCCCGAGGCCTGGGCCTACACGTGCAGCTCTAGCCTTG gtggtgaggggcagagcctgcagcagcagcagcaactggGGCTGTGGGTCATTGCCGGCTTCCTGACCTTCCTGGCTTTGGAGAAGATGTTCCTGGACAGCAAGGAGCAGGAGGGGGCCAACCAG GTCAGTGGCTATCTCAACCTTCTGGCCAACACCATAGACAACTTCACGCATGGGCTGGCTGTGGCCGCCAGCTTCCTTGTGAGCAAGAAG ATTGGGCTCCTGACCACCATGGCCATCCTCCTGCACGAGATCCCCCATGAA GTGGGTGACTTTGCTATCCTGCTCCGGGCCGGCTTCGACCGATGGAGTGCAGCCAAGCTGCAGCTCTCGACGGCACTggggggcctgctgggggcctgCTTCGCCATCTGTACACAGTCCCCCAAGGGAGTAG AGGAGACCGTGGCCTGGATCCTGCCCTTCACCTCTGGCGGCTTTCTCTACATCGCCCTGGTGAACGTGCTGCCCGACCTCTTGGAGGAAGATGACCCGTG gcacTCCCTGCAGCAAGTGCTTCTCCTCTGCGCCGGGATCCTGGTGATGGTGCTGTTCTCGCTCTTCGTGGAGTAA
- the PSMC3 gene encoding 26S proteasome regulatory subunit 6A, translated as MNLLPEVENSVTRQEKMATVWDEAEQDGIGEEVLKMSTEEIIQRTRLLDSEIKIMKSEVLRVTHELQAMKDKIKENSEKIKVNKTLPYLVSNVIELLDVDPNDQEEDGANIDLDSQRKGKCAVIKTSTRQTYFLPVIGLVDAEKLKPGDLVGVNKDSYLILETLPTEYDSRVKAMEVDERPTEQYSDIGGLDKQIQELVEAIVLPMNHKEKFENLGIQPPKGVLMYGPPGTGKTLLARACAAQTKATFLKLAGPQLVQMFIGDGAKLVRDAFALAKEKAPSIIFIDELDAIGTKRFDSEKAGDREVQRTMLELLNQLDGFQPNTQVKVIAATNRVDILDPALLRSGRLDRKIEFPMPNEEARARIMQIHSRKMNVSPDVNYEELARCTDDFNGAQCKAVCVEAGMIALRRGATELTHEDYMEGILEVQAKKKANLQYYA; from the exons ATGAATCTGCTGCCGGAAGTCGAGAATTCAGTGACTCGGCAAGAGAAGATGGCGACCGTGTGGGATGAAGCTGAG caAGATGGAATTGGGGAGGAGGTACTCAAGATGTCCACAGAAGAGATTATCCAGCGCACACGGCTGCTGGACAGTGAAATCAAG ATCATGAAGAGTGAAGTGTTACGAGTTACCCACGAACTCCAGGCCATGAAGGACAAGATCAAAGAGAACAGTGAGAAAATCAAAGTGAACAAGACCCTGCCGTACCTCGTCTCCAACGTCATcgag CTTTTGGATGTTGATCCCAATGACCAAGAGGAGGATGGTGCCAATATTGACCTGGACTCCCAGAGGAAGGGCAAGTGTGCAGTGATCAAAACCTCCACACGACAG ACGTACTTCCTGCCTGTGATTGGGTTGGTGGATGCTGAAAAACTGAAGCCGGGAGACTTGGTG GGTGTGAACAAAGACTCCTATCTGATCCTGGAGACTCTACCCACAGAGTACGACTCCCGGGTGAAGGCCATGGAGGTGGACGAGAGGCCCACAGAACAATACAGTGACATCGGGGGCTTGGACAAGCAGATTCAGGAG TTGGTGGAGGCCATTGTCCTGCCAATGAACCACAAGGAGAAGTTTGAGAACTTGGGGATCCAACCTCCAAAGGGCGTGCTGATGTATGGGCCCCCGGGTACAGGGAAGACCTTGCTGGCCCGGGCCTGTGCTGCACAGACCAAG GCCACCTTCCTGAAGCTGGCTGGCCCCCAGCTGGTGCAGATGTTCATCGGAGATGGTGCCAAGCTGGTCCGGGATGCCTTTGCCCTGGCCAAGGAGAAAGCTCCATCCATCATCTTCATTGATGAGCTGGATGCCATCGGCACCAAGCG CTTTGACAGTGAGAAGGCTGGGGATCGGGAGGTACAGAGGACAATGTTGGAGCTTCTGAACCAGCTGGATGGGTTCCAGCCCAACACCCAAGTCAAG GTAATCGCAGCCACCAACAGGGTGGACATCCTGGACCCTGCCCTGCTCCGCTCAGGCCGCCTGGACCGGAAGATTGAGTTCCCGATGCCCAACGAGGAGGCCCGGGCCAGGATCATGCAGATCCATTCCCGAAAAATGAACGTCAG CCCCGACGTGAACTACGAGGAGCTGGCCCGCTGCACGGATGACTTCAACGGGGCCCAGTGCAAGGCCGTGTGTGTGGAGGCG GGCATGATCGCACTGCGCAGGGGCGCCACAGAGCTCACCCACGAGGACTACATGGAGGGCATcctggaggtgcaggccaagaAGAAAGCCAACTTGCAGTACTACGCCTAG